tcgattcttctcttcctgcctcattttgtgaagatcttggttgtttctagcagagacatcgcggtttccagggctagtccgatatttaaggtcatacgataaatgcaaacaatactccatgaatcgaattctacagtgcaggggcgaaataccgaaattgagcgcattttcgtttactaaattttcatcagacttgtcctcgaattgcccattcttcttgccacaaatattgcatctccaattggacataacgccagttaatgcgtttgccacctttccatcgatcatagtgagttgtagttgaaacgaaacttttatatttcttcccaattggtttataacaatcatgggtaatgcagcaatttcttcctttatttcgttcaccaaagatcgtgttgtgttccggtcttcctttgtatactcaaaccgaattgggcgacataaatattttgacccaggtgttctatttatccatatatcttgaaatgcattttctttcgatgatgaagattggtccttgtacaatctcattctcaatggtactaatgatgccatgaaaattgatgcgaagttggcatctatttctgtttgttgcttatattcggaaaatccagatgatccatcacaaccccatttgctgatcaaaaccacttcggaattattacatgtgttcaactgttcttcagtaaaattagaaataattctaacagctgtattttcaacaagatcagcaagtttcactcttgcttttaattcgtccacgtatatatttgatggcaccattttcgtcctggtgttgtacaatttatgttttgagggtaaacaaccccatcctttttcacgaagagccttcctcattgttgagtatttgtttcttgagaggcctaggttcaaaatcagggccagtgcatcttgtgaattctgtagtcgattttggagttggaatactttctaccattctctttacccttttcggagatgctaatggtaaaacatcgacaattcgtccaacattttttggttgtgtttttaacaatgctgttttgaacgtatcttttattaaatttggcggatgtgccgccaatagttcctcttgttttttctttttggttttctccgtaacttcgtcgtatgctttgctaggccggccgggaatcagcggtttaatttcaataagtagatccgatttcagccacttctcatacattttgaaaaacttgatttttgcgaatgaacattctggcaaccttctctcaaatgatttgtagaatttttcaagtttgtctaaagcgtctttatttagccttattccatatatgtggtccaaagtgtaaacaagttccttaaatgactccgtgtatgatttggaatcatttttgatgtcccatacaattttcgaaagagtggaatacttcagtatgacttccataacttataaatgtcctttacgcctctacaaaatataatgaagaaaatttggattttgttcaaatatttatgcaatatattcacaattaatgacccatttcaggtatcagacgcaatcgtaaaaaggggtccaaagtgcctctttttacttactcttctataattatttacctggactcgaatttggttaaaaaaaatgacaatgaattttttatgggtaggttttttcacattcattgatacggtggatttcctgggaattcgacatagcgaaacaggtaacatttgtctgcatcaaatcttaacacaaatatatatatatatgcaggtatatttctaggttactttttattcaaaaatcatcagcttacattaaaaatagatgtaggtactatacaaacgcacgccgatgcgaagtgttttcgctctaaaacacatatttttattccaatttttttaaactttggcaggagacctttttttattctaacacatttgtattgtaaaccctgggcaaatctatcaatgttttagtgtaggccccatataaggttccatttcacaaatagacatttttatatagagtttaatgaagtgtaaatgaattttagagtagatagaatccgagttgagaaatgttttatacattgttggaaaggtatgaaaatttcctttacgataaggtatgttgcgtaaatatggctatagtgtgtcatgtgcaattaggacaacaaaaacaaaatttgggaaattcgacttttttgaaaaattgacttttttattgccggttccataaaatggaatagaatagagatatttccatgattctttttgtgttttgtagaagaagtgttaccaaataaaagtttatttaacatctttgcaataaaatgtgacgtaatacttgttttttagcaatgaatatagcactacttgaaaattgacttttttcagtattttgatcgctacgatctcatttatggctaggatatggcgagacataccttaaaatgttgggaacattttaagctttcatttaagttcaaaaaaagcgaaaaaatccccgtggaactttttttccagtgagaaacttttgaagtttagtaaaaaaattggccattttggtcttaagataacggtgttgtttgatatcgaaattagccaaattagcacttaaaacttttcttaatacctcgactttgtgaaaatggaaagaaatgataatgctttgacggccaaagtttgcgaaaacttaaaggaaatgggagtatcttttttgaaaaattttgcaattttttgacaaaaaaaatatttttcatattgaaaacgatgccatttttaaaccgccaaagatattcacgtgattccttttgtattttatgcacacatatgctggcataatttgtgtgaagtatgaagtttatagctttaaaattgacggagttatttaaaaaacactgaaaaaaaccaaggccaaattttcatattttaaaattaaacaattcataactccttaacagtacacgatggcatggtactttatgcataagttttttagatcttgtcaagctctttctctagagtcctaaatcatgtaaatcggttgagtagatcaaaagttatggcccccagaagcttggagaagtcaaaagtggtcaactttgacaccctgtagctcaccctgtattaaagatatggaccaacaacagcacttttctgaaagcctatgtcctcctctacaaatgtctagaacattttgtatggctaaaatcaacagataaaaagttgtagacttatttccaatttttttgccatttggcccactgtgcatcgtTTGAAAGGACATCATACATGGAAACGGGAGGGAGTCAAAAGCATGCACCTGCTGCTTGGCAACATGGTTACATGGCAACAACTAGTTTATTTGTAAACTTAATTCCATTGAAAGTTGAAGATGGatttattaaaagaaattaacGATAAATTTTTAGCTTTGGAAGCTGAAATAGATTCCAAGCTTGAGTCAGTGTAAGTAAAATTATATATTggcaaaaaataatttgttccCTTATAAATACATACATAGCCTAATGTCAAATtattaattttggtttttgtttgttatgtACCGAAGGAAACGAGAAGAGGATAAATGGGAAAGGAATAATGCGATGTGCATGGAAAAGAAGGCCCAACAAGATCAAGCTCTGAAAATTCTAACTTACGAACAAGCTTTGGTTAGAAACTCGAACTTACTAAAGGTAAATTAATGTAATATAATGATCTCCGATTTGGCATTTATTGTTCATTTATGGGATATATTGAACAGTGAATTGAACATAATGAAATACGGCGATAAAAATTCCATCTCGGCTTCAATAGAATATTTTAGAACTTCTTACGAAGTCTTAAGACAAAGAACTGcggtataaaaagtgaaaaaagttgggccaaaatttaagaattttcctTATTcttaggattttagcaatgaaaacgagcggcagtctgccatcagactcactcagacgttttcgtccattgtgataccacaggaacagaagaaacaagatgccttctagtttctaccgttgaaccatccagatcgctttaaaaagcccaataacttgcaaatgttcacatctgctaaatcagacatagaaatgagaacctaaagtggaactccatctgactgctagtgcgggacacacacacagaagacgTTCTgtaatctcttcttcttctccgatgtccccacagcttttgcaaaagtcgttgctggcaaccttcagtctgtcagcattttTTCCGATTATGCAGTAACCTCTCATtacggacacaatggctgagacgtttgttctagccaatgacagcaaagcagtagacctcttcaagtctagattaggccacatagttttggaatgctcacagccctctctttgtgaccatctatcattcgttgtccttcgggcctggtcctgaaaacttagcttacatgtcgctaaaggcatacccacagattccagtatcccaggaatgtgtagggtagttcctagtctcacaagctcgtccgctttacatttCTGTGGCatccagaacagatgaattttgaacagttcagccatctcgttgagagaatacgttctccagggatttaatggctgcctggctctctgagaagatatttatgccaatcgtcgtaatgacattatagccattccaccacttacttaaactttcccctaaccacaattgccacgtcatcagcatacgcgaccacttttacgcccttttcttccagagacaataatatattgttaatggctatattccaaagtagaggagacagtacacctccacaGATCCCAACcccgccgtaatgcatcttttagtaagtaagttattaataaactttcttacggtagaattgatgcctagaaactccaactccttcatgattgacatcggttttacagtattaaaagcaccttcaatgtcaagaaatgctaccattgtatattccttgtcagcgagagaaccctctatgtagccgactaggtcgtgaaggtctGTTTCGGTGGATTTGTCTTTACTATACGCATGCAGCatcttttaaaataaagatgctttCTTTAAATGTAATAACCCAttactaacggacatgaccatccgtttcaaattttgatcgctgattgcttgttattttttatttatttagcaTCTTAGTCTAAAAATATTAAACACTTAAATACcctcctatttttatacccaccaccgaaggatgggggtatattcattttgtcattccgtttgcaacacatcgaaatatccatttccgaccctataaagtatatatattcttgatcagcgtgaaaatctaagacgatctagacatgtccgtccgtctgtccgtctgtctgttgaaatcacgctacagtctttaaaaattgagatattgagctgaaattttgcacagattctttttttgtccataagcaggttaagttcaaagatgggctatatcggactatatcttgatatagcccccatatagaccgatccgccgatttagggtcttaggcccataaaagccacatttattatccgattttgctgaaatttgggacagtgagttgccgttgggcccttcgacatccttcgtcaatttggctcagatcggtccaaatttggatatagctgccatataaaccgatcctcagatttagggtcttaggcccataaaagccacattttatatccgatttggatgaaatttggcacagtgagttgtgttaggcccttcaacattcttcgtcaatttggcccagatcggtctaaatttggatatagctgccatatagaccgatcctcccatttatggtcttacgcccataaaagccacatttattatccgattttgctgaaatttgggacagtgagttgcgttgagcccttcgacatccttcgtcaatttggtccagatcggtccaaatttggatatagctgccatatagaccgatcctccgatttatggtcttaggcccataaaagccacatttattatccgattttgctgaaatttgggacagtgatttgccttagatatctttcttctatttggccctgatcggt
The Stomoxys calcitrans chromosome 3, idStoCalc2.1, whole genome shotgun sequence genome window above contains:
- the LOC106084852 gene encoding uncharacterized protein LOC106084852 → MDLLKEINDKFLALEAEIDSKLESVKREEDKWERNNAMCMEKKAQQDQALKILTYEQALVRNSNLLKSLEMTKARLRSRSTYSPVEQILEKTLTNYKIDLQTSQQEEGIHRRLTENIYDTVGA